The proteins below come from a single Miscanthus floridulus cultivar M001 chromosome 1, ASM1932011v1, whole genome shotgun sequence genomic window:
- the LOC136551847 gene encoding serine/threonine-protein kinase RIPK-like yields the protein MARPGWGSLFGCFGSSSHGRRKKGKGGGGKKKKSKQQKVAAAAGGSGSGSGRPRSLQSRMSFTELSLSGMVSPEDLSLSLVGSNLHVFTIAELRAVTRDFSMTNFIGEGGFGPVYKGYVDDKTKPGLAAQSVAVKLLDLEGGQGHTEWLTEVFFLGQLRHPHLVKLIGYCYEDEHRLLVYEFMTRGSLEKHLFKKYAASLPWSTRLKIAIGAAKGLAFLHEAEKPVIYRDFKTSNILLDSDYKAKLSDFGLAKDGPEDDETHVSTRVMGTQGYAAPEYIMTGHLTAKSDVYGFGVVLLELLSGRKAVDKSRPPREQSLVDWARPYLTDARRLDRVIDPALAGQYSTRAAHKAAAVAHQCVALNPKSRPHMSAVVDALEPLLALDGCIVGPFVYVAPPETTATNGDEAAVGKGGSGRRGGRRRSSGEGAAAAVVRPEE from the exons ATGGCGAGGCCGGGGTGGGGCTCGCTGTTCGGCTGCTTCGGCAGCAGCTCCCacggcaggaggaagaagggcaagggcggcggcgggaagaagaagaagagcaagcagCAGAAGGTGGCTGCCGCGGCaggtggcagcggcagcggcagcggcaggccGCGGTCGCTGCAGAGCCGGATGTCGTTCACGGAGCTGAGCCTGAGCGGGATGGTGTCGCCCGAGGACCTGTCGCTCTCGCTCGTCGGCTCCAACCTCCACGTCTTCACCATCGCCGAGCTGCGCGCCGTCACCCGGGACTTCTCCATGACCAACTTCATCGGTGAGGGCGGCTTCGGCCCCGTCTACAAGGGCTACGTCGACGACAAGACCAAGCCGGGACTCGCCGCGCAGAGCGTCGCCGTCAAGCTGCTCGACCTCGAGGGCGGACAAGGCCACACCGAATGGCTG acgGAGGTGTTCTTCCTGGGGCAACTGAGGCACCCTCACCTGGTGAAGCTGATCGGCTACTGCTACGAGGACGAGCACAGGCTGCTCGTCTACGAGTTCATGACCAGGGGCAGCCTGGAGAAGCATCTCTTCAAAA AATACGCTGCGTCGTTGCCATGGTCAACACGGCTGAAGATCGCCATTGGCGCGGCCAAAGGGTTGGCCTTCCTCCATGAAGCCGAGAAGCCGGTCATCTACCGAGACTTCAAGACCTCCAACATCCTGCTGGACTCG GATTACAAGGCGAAGCTGTCGGATTTCGGTCTGGCCAAGGACGGGCCGGAGGACGACGAGACGCACGTGTCGACGCGAGTCATGGGGACGCAGGGGTACGCGGCGCCGGAGTACATCATGACGGGCCACCTGACGGCCAAGAGCGACGTGTACGGCTTCGGCGTGGTGCTGCTGGAGCTGCTGTCGGGGCGGAAGGCGGTGGACAAGAGCCGCCCGCCGCGGGAGCAGAGCCTGGTGGACTGGGCGCGGCCGTACCTGACGGACGCGCGCCGCCTGGACCGCGTCATAGACCCCGCCCTGGCGGGCCAGTACTCCACCCGCGCCGCGCACAAGGCCGCCGCCGTCGCGCACCAGTGCGTCGCACTCAACCCAAAGTCCCGCCCCCACATGTCCGCCGTCGTCGACGCGCTCGAGCCGCTCCTTGCACTCGACGGCTGCATCGTCGGGCCATTCGTCTACGTCGCGCCGCCGGAGACGACGGCCACCAACGGCGACGAAGCGGCGGTGGGTAAGGGGGGGTCCGGCAGACGAGGAGGCCGAAGGAGGTCGTCAGGCGAAGGTGCCGCGGCGGCCGTCGTGCGGCCGGAGGAGTGA
- the LOC136506515 gene encoding protein LURP-one-related 6-like: MGAYTTIAPVVSKIFCSSSHAVLMVRRRPPTVNGGGLVVTNQDQRAAFSVDGCGIIGASGQLIVRNGDGSAILFIHKKEGVVQALSVNNWWRGYLSDYGEPNKLVFSLQDPKPVLCMKGDVRVTVEPNGRKRHWDYEVTGSFVQRSCAIKNRAGQVVAQIGAKGMMTGRDFYQVVVQPGYDQAFVVAIIAILDNMNGESTSC; this comes from the exons ATGGGTGCGTACACAACCATAGCTCCAGTTGTGAGCAAGATCTTCTGCAGCTCCTCGCACGCCGTGCTGATGGTGCGCAGGCGTCCTCCGACCGTGAACGGCGGCGGCCTTGTTGTTACAAACCAGGATCAGAGGGCGGCTTTCAGCGTCGATGGCTGTGGAATCATCGGAGCTAGCGGGCAGTTGATCGTCAGGAATGGTGATGGCAGTGCAATCCTCTTCATCCACAAGAAG GAAGGTGTCGTTCAAGCGTTGAGTGTTAACAACTGGTGGAGAGGATATCTGTCCGACTATGGTGAACCGAACAAGCTGGTTTTCAGCTTGCAGGATCCTAAGCCTGTCCTCTGCATGAAGGGTGATGTCCGGGTCACCGTGGAACCCAACGGGAGAAAGAGGCACTGGGACTACGAGGTGACTGGATCCTTTGTTCAGAGGTCTTGCGCCATCAAGAACCGAGCAGGCCAGGTTGTAGCGCag ATTGGTGCGAAGGGGATGATGACAGGCAGGGACTTCTACCAAGTGGTGGTGCAACCGGGCTATGACCAGGCCTTTGTGGTTGCCATTATTGCCATTCTTGACAACATGAATGGAGAGTCCACAAGCTGTTAA